TAATTGACAACAAAAAGACCAATCTTAAATGCAAAGCATTTTAGGGCACAGAAAACCTTCAGGAGATAGATGACAGTTACCTGACTATACCTAAAGAAGAGGCCCTATGCCTTGAAACATGTTTATTTGAGACCAATAAAATTGATATTTGATGCCAAAAAGCTGCTTTATTCAATACTTCTAAATTTAGCCTGCTATCATTATGAAAAAAGAATAGCGCCAGTCTTGCACTTTTCTCTGCCTATTTTCCTTTACATCAAAAACTCAAATTTATAGCATACACTTAAGTAGAAGCAAAGAGAGAACACAAATGTAAACGCCGGTTGTCTTACACCAGTAGGTGTCACTCTATAGACCCAGAAGAGCCCTTAAACCACAGAAATAGGATAAGTAGCCCAAACTGCTACCCCAGACAGGTGAGTTGCCTTGTCAACTCTAGGTAGTAAAAATCCTCCAAAATGGACCACAAAAGAACATAAGGGGAATGTCACTCAGCAGAAGGCATTAGAAATAAATGATAAAATTGTGTATACACTGCGAGGGATGAGAGACCACAGAAGCACTAGGATCGCGGCTCAACAGCCCAGAAAATCCAGGAGAGCTTTCAGACAAATTGTATTATGATTATAATTATAATTAGATCCAAGAGAAGAAAACTTTGATTATGTAACTTGTCTTCCctcccattttattttattgGCACTTACATTTATTTTCTAGTTCTTCCACTGTGCGCCATTCCCCCCTTGTCTTTTTTTGTGGTCTATATTCCTTTACTGGTGGCCATTCAAATCCAGAAAAGGTGACTGTACCCTGAGTGACTCTATCATATGCATGATTGCTTGTTGTGTCTGGCAAATGACCAAAATAGGTGAGCAAGATTCCACAAATACTACATCCTTCCTTATATGTATATTATTTCTACATACTTTCATATGAGCCATTCTAACTTTTCTTTTTCTAGCATTTCACTGAGCTAATAAGACTGTCAATCCTGCAACCAGCCTTTCGTCACCCACTTTAGAAAAGTctgattttttaattaattttttttttgccttcataaCTCTTCCAATGACCCGATTATCCAACAGCTATAATCTAGCTGACCAACCAGGACTGGGATTCTCCCTAATGAATGACACAGCAGCCACATAATTTAGCCCCTATGGTGTGTCTATCGGTTAGTTGTACATAGGGCTTGTTCTCTGAATATGATAAGGGTCATTACACTGGTGATCcatcaattcatgaattcatattcTTGATTTACATAAAATGGAAGCACTGACCCTTATTATTAAAAAATGAATATAATCATCACTAGAATAATGTTCTTCCCTACTGAATATTCTAGCAAAACACTTAAGCTAAATTGAGATAAGATGCCACAAGGGTGAAACAAGCTTTCTCGCTCTAGGGTATATAAATATCATTAAAACCGTGAGTAAAATATAAGCATAATCCTTTATATATATCCTGCTTTTACTCAGAACCGTGCTCTGTGAAGTATTTTCTTATGATGAAATCTATCAGTTTGTACAGTAGGTATCATTCATTTACCATTAACATTGCACATTTTGAGCaaagatattacattttatattttCTAATTAATTAATATATTTACTAATTTATTAATAATTAGTGATAAAAGACTGATGTGTAGAAATCACTTGTAAAATGAGAACATTCAGGATATCTGTATAcattgcagatttgttgcagatatCTTTGCAACTAAAAATCTGTCCAATACAATTGAATAGTTGTGTTGAGCGagtcgaaccagtagaaccctgttttgggttgaactttactAAAGGTTCAATTTGGCACAAactcaaaccaaacttttagcaaactttTACCTGAAATAAGGTTCTACTGATTCAGTTCActtaacactagtcctgaacactggtgtataacactgtttaagagccataaaagcccttagAAGGGACCTTTGACACTGGACGGAATATTTCCCTCAGCATTACAGAATGTGCTCTCCTGCAgcatattcagcaccaaaaccaGCACTGCTAACATGCGGATCTTACTTCAATACATTTgtagtgggttttttttccaaGAAATATGAAAGTTACAACAACTTATGCCGTCAATCAGATACAAAGaaatgcattagtagtctaacatatAGTCAAATTTCATGTGCTCCTGGTATGAATTACATTTATTTTATCTTATAATGTATTTCTAATGCACATACCCAGGGCACAGTTTTTTTTGATGGTTGATTATATAGCGACATAttcagtgtttgtttttttttttttttattgaacttcTATTGTTGTAAAACAGAAAATAGAAAAGATGAACATCAACTCTATAACTAGGAATCTATAAGCTAGTCATTAGTATGATCTCGTCAAATTTGCTCATAAAATTGCCACGATACGCCAACCAACTTTCAAACATGTATTGTTCCGCCATACGGTTTTTGAACTCCTCTATTTCTGGGGGGTTTGGATTTTTCCAGTATTTTGCAATGATAGTTTTAGCTGTCATTAAAGAGTGTGCTAATAATGATTTgacattttttggaaatttttctgTACCTATCAATAGTAGAAACAATTTGGCGTCTCTGGGAATATGACAGCTCATTAGATTTTTTTGTAGAAAATGAATTACTTTATCccagaaacattttatttttgtgcaaGACCAGAAAATGTGTGACAGTGAACCTTTTTTACCACCCTCCCTCCAACAAAACTGTCTCCAATATTTGATCTATTGAGTAGCAGTGAGGGAGTATAGTGccatctgagggctcagtcacactgcaaatcgcgtgaccgagacCCACGATTCGCTGAAAATTCTGCACCTagcagcagaggagaacgatgttcgcccattgaattcaatggagccggcaatacagctggctccattgaaagcaatgggctgccggcaagcgctgtatgaattttcggggaagggcttaaaatataagcccttctctgaaaagcatcctgaaaatgtgtaaaaataaaaaatgtatactcacctttttgctgcagccggagttcagccgcggccggccggcagttctcctgaactgctctctgtaggaTGCAGCAGgttaggatttaaaatccccacctgctgaatgggctgcctctgattggtcacagccctcagccaatcagaggcagctctcactcacgttTCGGCCAAGATCactatggcctttgtcaagcttgacaaaggccatagtGATCTTGGCTGAAACGTCGCTGTAGAATGCCAGTCTTTTAACAATaaagattgggaggttattttaacCCGACTCTGTATGCTTTCTGGATGAAGGATCCCATTTACTTGCTGCCTCTCCTGGTGGATGTTTGGAATTTGGAATAGCGGATCCCAGGTGTCCGGGTCCGGATTGGGGCTTGCAAGACAAGTACGTATCTTGGAGAATACCTCTTATTACGTGGTGCTGCTGTGACTTGTGTGTATACTTACTTATTGAATGACTTTTCAGCATCTAGAGCTAACATAATTGTCAGCATCTGAGAAATCTCTATTGAGTGTAATAAATTTAAAGTTTTACATGTGCCATCCGAGGCCTGTCTGCCCCTCACAAAACCTATTTGATCTGAGTGGATTATATCCGGAAGGATCTTTAACATTCTACGTGCTAGTGTTTTGGCATTATGTCTATGTTGAGCAGCAATGTAGGTCTAAAATTTGCAGGAGTATTTGGTTCCTTGCCAGGTTTGGGTAAGACCACTATTGTCGCCTGAAGCATCTCCCTGGGAAAGCTACCCCTCTTCATAGTTGCATTGAACAAGTTATTTATGTGTGGTAATAATGTTGTTATGAAAGTTCTATAATATTCAGCAGAATACCCATCGGGTCCCGGGGCTTTTTGGTTTTTTAACGTTGATATTGTATCCGCTATTTCAGGGATAGATATCGGCGTGTTCAGAAATTCAGCTTGGGCTGATTTTAGAGTTGGCAAATTAACCCGCCTTAGGAATTCCTGGATAGATGCACTATTTCGTTGTTCTAATTGAGTTTCATTTTTCAAGTTATATAATTTACTATAATAAGAGCGAAATTCTTCTGCTATTTGTTTCGGGTGTATATTTTACATCTTTTTCTTGTTGATTCCATATGTAGTGTATATtagcttttatagtttttttccttATTAAGTTGGCCATCCATCTCGAGGGACTATTGATTGAGGAGTATATGTTTCCTCGTTGGGAATTAACTTCCCTctcaaaatcacccaaaaatattcTACGTAGTTCAAGTCTTAATTTGTGTGGATCGTCATGGGTCCTTTTTGAGGGAGATTATTGAAGTTCAATTTCTTTAAGGTGTATTTGGGTGAGAACATCatccatttttattttgttttttcttttttatatttggaTCCTAGTTTTATAAGGATGCCTCTCATATAAGCTTTGTGGGCATTCCAGAGATTCGTTGGGTCCATGTTTGGGGTGTCATTAAATTTAAAGTATTCCAATAAAGCATTCTGGATTTCTTCTTTATATTTTGTTAGGCCCATCAAATATGTGTTATCTCTCCATGTTTTGCTTGGTTGGCTAGAGTTTCCCAAATTAAATGATGTAACAATCGAGGCATGATTGGACCATGTAGCGGTGTTGATCTCTGCTTTTGTAATTGACGCAAGGAGAGTTCTTTCTACTAGGCATAGGTCTATTCGGGAGAAAGTTTTGTGCCTTGTTGAATAGTATGTATACTCTCTAGACGAGGCGTTAATACACCGGAAGGGGTCATATAGTGCTCTTTCATGTATCCATGGAGCCAGAGTGGCGTTTCTTATTGTTTTTGGGTTAGTTAAGTCGATATCCCTGTCAGGAACCAAATTAAAGTCTTCGCACAGCATCACTGGACCTCTCGCTACCCGATTAATTTTTTTCATGAGTTTATTTAGAAAATGTATTTGTTTTGTGTTTGGAACATAAACATTTACTAgtgttatttgtttatttttaagtGAACCAGTCAAGATTATCTAGCACCCCTTTGGATCGCAAATCTGTCTATCTATTGTGAATGTAACACTTTCTCTGAACGCTATTATTACCCCCACTCTTTGCGAGTTCCCTTGGTTAGTAGGGAAAAACTAGACATAGCAGCTAGCTTCTAGAGGACAAAATAAAGAAACATTTTAAGAGAACTATAGCAAGTTAATACTTGCATATTCAGTAGGGGTGAAAGTCCAGCTGCAACGGGACGGCACTTCACTTAGTTCTTTTTTGTCTCCGGTGTCCACAAAACATTACTAAGAGAAGATTTTCGGTTTGTTTCTAGGGGGAGGTGTCACATTCTTCATTTTGTTGGCCCctttttgatccggcatttgcATGCGGGTAGGgaatttcttgaattgccaatcCCCAGGTTTTCAGAACATTAGTTGCTGACTCTGGATTTTGAAAGATATCATGTATGCTATCTTTAATGGCAATGACTTTGGTGGGAAACCCCCATCTATAGGGGATATTCGCCTTCCTCAATGATGCAGTTACCCCTGCAAAGCTTCCTCTCGCCTCAAATGTTGCTTGTGATAAATAAACAAAGAGGCGTAGGTCAGAATATGGACTCGGCAGGGGTTGTGGTCTCCTGGCCACGTTCATGAGGGCTTCTTTTGTGCGTAAATAATGGATCCTTGCAATAACATCTCTGGGATTGTTTTGCTTTAGGAATTTCGGGCGAGGTTGTCTGTGTGCCCTATCAATTTTTAGGTCTTGAGCGGTCTTGAGTATATTTGGAAGTAGGTCTTGAGTATATTTGGAAGTAGTGTTTGCATGAACTGTGTAATATAGTTTGGGATATCAGCGTTTGTTACTTTTTCTGGTATACCCCGTATTTTTATGTTGTTGCGTCTATTTCTATCTTCTAAGTCGGTTAGCTTGTGTTGTAGTTTGGTGACTTTATCCTCCAGGTCATAATGAGCGCCTATCAGGGAGTTATGTGGTTTAACTATTTCTTCCATTTTcttgtcgtttttttccattttgttatTATTGTCCAGTAACAAGGAATTTACTTTTGAGGTTAGGATCAGTATATCAGCTTGGATGGTATCTCTGAGGGCCATCACTGCTTCTTTTATATATAGCTCAATCACTGGTTTCTTAGATGCTGCAAGACCATCCAGCTTTTTCATGTGTGTGTGCATTGTACAATTCCTCTCCTTCTGCAGTGGACATTTTTTGGCGCTGTTTTGCTGGGCTGCTAGATTGTGATTTACCCTCCTGCAATAACGTGGTCAGCGCCATCTTGTGTGACAGGAGCCCTGAGATAATGTCCCCTTTTTTTTACTGACCTCTCGTTGCAAGGTAAGGTTATCTCCCGTTGCTCACTGCCGCTGTCCCTGACGAATCCCCCGGCACTTCCTTCTTCTCCCTCCTCATTTGGGGGATGCTGTGTACAGCCAATGTGCTCTCTCTCCGCCGGATCGGAAGCCAGCGCTGTCCCGCGGCCATTGTAGAGGAGGACCTGCGCGCTGTGAAGAAGGATTCCAGCTTAGCCAGAGGGGGTCTGGAAGCTCTTCTCCTGGACATCGCCAGGTTCCTGGGCTTCTTCTGGAGCTTTTGCGGTATTTGCTGGTCTCCGGTGAGTGATTtaacatgcggattttgatgtggcattgaaaatggcagaattttgctggcaattttgcatcaaaatctgtagttaGTTTTGTGGACTTTGATATGGAAATCCAGAATGGAATAATCCACAACGCTGTTGCCGAATATTCCATCTCATATGAAAGCATCCTAACATTCAGAATGTTATACCGGACTTTTATGGTTCTTGGGCAGTGTTCtaaaccagttttaggggtattagtGAACTTCCACCTGAGTTCGAACTAATTCGgaacaaaccaaactttttgcaaaagttcatagACCATGGGaagctgaacttttcaaaagattGTTCATCACTATTGGATAGGAATTTTTCTGCAGTATATACATGGATTTCTGCAGATTAATGGGACGGTCACAGAAAGTTCTGCAACAGATTTGCAGTGTGTAAATGTAGTTTAGCAGCCCAATACCTATTTGAACAAGAACGCTCTTGAATTAAAGTAATAAGATGGGCAATAGAAGTCAGAGATACCAAAGGAGCATTGCTTCCAAGCGTCATTTGGAGTTGAATATAATATATAtggaattatatatataataaatcctGATAAAGatttatatatagctatatacaggGTAAGGTAAAAGTCTTGACACATGCGTTCAGCtggtgtaataataaaaaaattgactttgaatgtgtgaaagtattaattggaagggaggctgcattttttagTGGAGAAGATGTTTTCGGGGGTGACCATTTTGAACTCAACCATACTGAATTTAgatcaggtttttcaaatgggaagggagtCGTGTGATTTATCAGTCTTGGCTGGAATTTACTCAGAGACTCACTAGAAGGGTCTGTTTTACCTTATTGCTCTATCACACATTGGAAATCAATTTTATCATTATTACAGCAGTTAAACAGGTGTGTCCAGACGTTTTCCTCACCctgtacgtaatttcatcccttTCATAATCAGAGGTCAATGGAGTCTTAATGTCCAGATCaatagatattttttttccttttgtagtCTGCACAAATATTTCCTTCCTTGTGGTACTTGTATTACTCCAATATGTCAAATAATGAACAATacaagcaactttgcaaatagtgttAATAAAAAATACATGTTGTTTCATGAATACAGCTTTCACTCACACACATTTTTGATTTGCTACAGACTAAAAGTAAACACTGTGTTCATTTTCTGATCTTTATGCAAATAATAAAGATAGAAAAATACCTTTACAGCGCCATCTGTTGGATGGAAGCactccttcaattcaaagtgaccttataacaagtcaggaatgattgggaatattaaaccaagccagaaaccatgcacagacagactattTCAGGgtacttgcccctcatcagtgtgcaataggattctcgcttagtctgtgaggggcctatgatgtgggtcagaagcggtgttgtgtctcctttaGGATAGTACCCAAAACGTGTGCGGAGATACCCAGGGGGTGAAtggatcaggggatggtatagtcccTCCCCAAGGAGAGTGCCCAGAAgggctgagtgctgcctatgattgcctgaatgctgtgaccaatcagaagaagCGCtctgctattcattgaatgacagcagagcactgcctctgattggtcacaatactcagccaatcacaggcagcgctttctggaggtgggtatTTTTCAATCTCCTGCCACCAGAATGCAGAAGACTGCTGGGACGGGGAGAAGGGCCGCACAGTGCTTGTAGGTgagttaaatttatttattttttcatattgTGTCTTTTTTTAGTAATAGTATGGAGGCAATATCTCATCACTGAACAATGTAGCCTCTTGAGTGATTTAATGAGCAAACTTAATTTAAAAAACTGCTGATAACATATAAGTCTGTCCACAGCTTGTCCTATCAATATGCAGCATGATGTTCAGGATCAGCTAGGGTTCATTGGGACTACAAATCCTGACTTCCAAATGCTCCATTACAAGTGAAAAAGGGGGAAATATGTGGAATAGGCATGATGATAGTGATAGTTCATGATGCCAGTTCACAGCAGGCCGGAGTGAAGGGCAGTCGGATAGTTGTATTCCCTCCCTGGTCATGCTACTAACAAAGTTTTTGGTTTATTGGTAGTTGTTGGTCCTCTGATCACAAATTCATTTTAAAGCAAATGTACCTTAAAGTGACATACACACATTTAAATAAACTATATACATTCTGTTACATCTGTCAGCACTTGGTTaaatatttgccagcacacctagtgtCTGTAGGTTCTGTCCTGACAAGCcagagttaacagctcctgtgcctaggttaattaccctgctagtgtCTGTGAGGTGTGGTGGTGATTAACATGTCTgtctgccaatcagcttctcccgcCTCCCCATAAGATCCAgatcttgctgcctgggagttgacTATTATTTTtcccagtgatccctgagcagtcctgttgttcagacctgctgagttctgGCTCTGGTACTTTGACCTGTTCCGAGTTTGTGCCGAGTGTTCTGCTACTGCTGTTAGTAGCTGCTGCGGGTTTACCAGTTTTTCCTGTCATATTTGTCCATCCTTTcagcctagcctgtcggtaccagtaagttgttttctgcataggtatggtggttccttcctgtcttgccacaaggcagcgtagggtcagtgttggcggcctggacctgtccactttGGGGCTACCtctaggaagggacattggcgtgggtgagagtcGGGGAGTCCCGCAcagtgcgtacctgtgcacactaccagtattgtaacatacccgTGCCGTacgtacctgtgcatactactagtattgtaagtcCCTTACCGTGTgttcctgtgcacactactagtattgtaacgcATTCTTTTTGTAGTGATAAATTTGGATCACTACAACTATGTGTCAGCCTTATATTCTAGATGCTGCTCCACACATAATCTCCAGTAGCTCCCAAGACCTTCTCTGTTCCTCCAATAATCATCTCCTAGATTTCTTAAGCACATCCCCTATACTCTGGAACTTGGTACCCCAGCACTTTTGACTCACCATTATAGGAACTTCCAAGAGTAACCTAAAAAACGATCTCTTTTGGAAAGTTTACAGGCTGCAATAATCTTGTAAGGATTACACAACTGTATTGGCTCTCCTACTTTCTTTTACCTCTTTCCCTCATAGATTGTGAGTCCTCATGGACAGGCTCTTCTATCTTTGTATACAGATTTTCATTCAGTAAGCacaaatgtattatttattttattattagcTGTTATTCATGTTATATATCTACATTCTACAGTATTGCAAATGTACATCATTTAAGTATTATCTGCAGAGAAGTTCTAACCATTCACAAAAAatcagtttttctttgttttatcaCAAATACTCAAGATGAATGACTTTGAAAACATTACAGTGACCGAATTCTACCTGACTCCATTCTCCACCTCCAGAATAAATGAAATTCTTATATTTATTGGGTTTTTATTCATTTATCTGCTAGCAGTGGTGGGAAATCTGATTATCATTGTCCTGATATGCACTGCACCCCAACTTCACACTCCCATGTACTTCTTCTTGTGTAATCTTTCTTCTATTGATATCATCTATGTGTCTGCTATTGTTCCGAAGATGTTGTCAATTATTATAACAGAAGACAAGACAATCTCCTTCTTTGGGTGCCTCACTCAGCTCTACTTCTTCTTATTCTGTGCTGTTGCTGAGAATAACACTCTGGCCTGTATGGCTTATGATCGCTATGTGGCGGTTTGTTCTCCTTTACATTATTCTTTGATCATGAGAAAGAAAGTTTGTTTTATTTTAGCAACTTCCAACATGGTTTTCAGTGCTGTGAATTCCCTAATGTTAACCATAATGATAGCCACAATATCATTTTGTTACTCTGACAAGATCAACCACTTCTTTTGTGAGTCTAGAAGTTTAATAGCACTTTCTTTTAGTGAcaccacaggaagagaaatagttGTTTTTGTGGAAGACATCTGTTTGATAGTTTTTACTTTTATGTTAATTTTGACCTCATATGTAAGAATTATCTCTGCAATATTAAGAATGCACTCAGCAAGAGGACGACTCAAGGCATTTACTAGCTGTTCATCACACATCATTACTGTCTTATTATTCTATGGACCAAGCACTTTCGTGTACTTGAAACCTGAGTCTAAAGATTctgaaaaacaggacaaaattcTCTCAATGTTTTATATAGCTGTGGTTCCAATGTTAAACCCATTTGTATATAGCCTGAGGAACAAAGAAGTCTTGGGAGCCATAAGAAAATTAACCAAAACAATCAAGCAAATTCCATGTTGTTAAACATACAGTATAAATGCAGCACCGTTTCCATAACCTGATACACAAAGGTTTATAATTGGTCAAAAATAATTATTTTGAATACAAATATATTCTGGAAACTGAAGTGCTATGGAACATAATAAattacatttagggcttattcagatgaccgtatatcggccgcgtattcacgccggccgatatacagcgtccctctctgcagggggaggaggctggaagagccgggagcagtgctctgagctcccgccccctctctgccaactctccaccccctctcccctctctgcactatttgcaataagcggtggtgggacaggggcggagctaattcccaaaacttagacccgcccccgtcctgcctcctctcattgcaaatagtgcagagggtcggagagggggtggagaggaggcagagaggggtgggagctcagagcactgctcccggctcttccagctttctccccctgcagagagagacgccgtatatcagctggcgtgaatacccggccgatatacggtcatctgaataagcccttaggctggaatGGCacactttattgtttttttttttcaaaaccccaCCTCTCTTTGTGGTTTTGCTGCCAGCACTTTTATCCTGCATGTTAATGTAAATAAAGTGTTCAGATGTATACTTTAGGTCTATAGGAAATTATGACATGAACTTCAAATAACACATTTTTGAATTGGCGTTTTTCCACACTAGTGGTGTGTTATTTAGGCTTATGGTTATTtttgaaaatcacagcatgctctgggaatgtcattttttcaaattagATTCTGTATAGGCAAAGAAACTGTTTGAAAAACCTACATGTAACCAAACAAACACCAATAAGAAAAAAAGGTCAAAGAAAACGCAATCATCATCATCAAAAAAGGACCACTAGAGAAAAGACCCTGAAGGAAACCTACAAATCTTTTTTGGTTGGCTTGAGTATATCTTTAAAGGATTTACAATGTAGTTGCTATTCTACAGGATGGATAATGAAAAAGTAACTTGTGAAAGCTATCTAAAAGAAACTtaatgttgcccatagcaaccaatcacagctcagctttcatttttcttcaGCAGTTTAAGAAAATAAAGATGTTATGATTGGCTAACAAGgaacaacaaagacagattttcctttAAACAGCTTTCACAAAAGTCTGATGTAGGGCTACTTTTCTATGGCCCACTCTGTAGGATGTAGTTTTCTTGATGTTTTATTGGGCCAATTAATGAAGGCACCAAACCCCCATCTTGAGTGCACTTCAAGATTTGCTGAATGCGGTGCCagattcagttaaaggggttttgctactatttaaaaaaaacaaaaaacattttaacaGCTGAGCATGGTATGAATAaattttaatgaatggctgagcgctgcctgtgattgccttagcactcagccaatcagacacagccctttcggcaggcgggggttttaaatccccacctgctgaaagaacttcagagcagttcaggaaggCCAAGCAGCtatatgcgcctgagccccggcagcagcagagaggtgagtatatatatttttaattttttacgtaTCCTATGGatgattttaggggaagggcttatctttaaagcccttctccgaaaatcactgcagaggttgccggcagcccattgctttcaatggggctgcagaagcgccggctccattgaaagcaattaaaGTAAATCATGCTcctgtgccacaactgtggcagctgtggcagggaaattcttcatccctgcgcaGAGTCCCCATGTCACAgtatttagtgatgaggggactccccacgaagATGAAGAAATCATCCGTGGGGACTCTCCACAGAGATGAAGAGGATTGTGATCTTCTCTgtttgttgtcaatggggtcagcactgctgctgccggacccattgaccacaaggtgaagcccctggatgtgacagcaaagTATAAACcctaaaacaaaaaatacaaaagaagggaggagggagaaacacactaaggccttagtcag
The nucleotide sequence above comes from Eleutherodactylus coqui strain aEleCoq1 chromosome 2, aEleCoq1.hap1, whole genome shotgun sequence. Encoded proteins:
- the LOC136610248 gene encoding olfactory receptor 5AR1-like, encoding MNDFENITVTEFYLTPFSTSRINEILIFIGFLFIYLLAVVGNLIIIVLICTAPQLHTPMYFFLCNLSSIDIIYVSAIVPKMLSIIITEDKTISFFGCLTQLYFFLFCAVAENNTLACMAYDRYVAVCSPLHYSLIMRKKVCFILATSNMVFSAVNSLMLTIMIATISFCYSDKINHFFCESRSLIALSFSDTTGREIVVFVEDICLIVFTFMLILTSYVRIISAILRMHSARGRLKAFTSCSSHIITVLLFYGPSTFVYLKPESKDSEKQDKILSMFYIAVVPMLNPFVYSLRNKEVLGAIRKLTKTIKQIPCC